A DNA window from Malus domestica chromosome 12, GDT2T_hap1 contains the following coding sequences:
- the LOC139189825 gene encoding uncharacterized protein: MGYSSTQKGYKCFNHVTNKCVVSRYVHFEEETPFFKKDSTSCKGELLWDLFPLPIYTEFLHHDDSLKGNGSQEQEVMLETTTSTVSQPNSQGNGDLEATPQPFIYQPSQDVKRNPSRERKAPAKFVDYVTYASRHPISEAIIFVNCGWSLYQMDVKNAFLHGELHEEVYMQIPPCYSLAKDGMVCKLHKTIYGLKQSPRAWYAKLSSMLEREGFLKSNANSSLFVRNGTRGKLVVLIYVDDLIITGDNASEIGA, encoded by the exons ATGGGGTACTCCTCCACCCAAAAAGGATATAAATGTTTTAATCATGTCACTAACAAGTGTGTTGTATCCAGATATGTTCACTTTGAGGAAGAAACTCCATTCTTTAAAAAGGATTCTACTTCATGTAAGGGGGAGCTTTTGTGGGACTTGTTTCCATTGCCTATATACACTGAGTTTTTGCATCATGATGATTCCTTAAAAGGCAATGGCAGTCAAGAGCAAGAGGTCATGTTGGAAACGACAACTTCAACAGTTTCTCAACCCAACTCACAAGGAAATGGTGATCTTGAGGCTACACCTCAACCCTTCATTTACCAACCTTCTCAAGATGTTAAAAGGAATCCATCTCGGGAAAGGAAGGCTCCTGCCAAGTTTGTAGACTACGTTACTTATGCTTCTAGACATCCCATCTCTGAAGCAATAA TTTTCGTCAATTGTGGTTGGTCGTTATACCAGATGGATGTTAAaaatgctttccttcatggaGAGCTTCATGAGGAAGTTTACATGCAAATTCCTCCATGTTACTCTCTAGCAAAGGATGGCATGGTGTGCAAACTGCACAAGACTATCTACGGTTTGAAGCAATcaccaagagcttggtatgccaagctTAGTTCAATGTTGGAAAGGGAAGGTTTTCTCAAAAGTAATGCCAATTCTTCCTTGTTTGTACGGAATGGAACCCGTGGGAAGTTGGTGGTCCTTATTTATGTAGATGATCTTATTATCACAGGTGACAATGCATCTGAAATTGGAGCTTGA